The Armatimonadota bacterium genome contains a region encoding:
- a CDS encoding caspase family protein, with product MKFSRIGLSLVAVLAASVAFGQAWSDAYNAGLKSAKSLKWGEAREAFVRAASLRAEDYSGSTKLPGPATERRFWRNGAPYSPNFAAAYCGLKLTNEITSDADKTALLKQVAGEFEALVAKGQDSRETYYFLSMAYSNLRDVAKQQELETKYQGKNGKFDWKVDGEFFTQEDKAALGQLTGNTDVINSNGGTTTTTIGDAGPARVMADKYALLIGNSESRVEGMKVPFAASDVLFLREKLVQYAGYGQANIDVISNAGAAQMKASAEAFAQRVTNGATVFLFFSGGGSNLDGKDFLAGIDAKSSTDSASMYSKGDFYKLFVSKGCKIFAFFQVSRPVVAGRYFGLETPMVGSIAQTQATIPNGSVYSVVRNGQEVGLFSDAIGGVLGEFRSNQVPITEFGWRVFDWMRGGRNGDSGTGSQQVMTLPVIVNMLSDERF from the coding sequence ATGAAGTTTTCACGGATTGGACTCAGTTTAGTTGCAGTCCTTGCGGCAAGCGTCGCATTTGGCCAAGCATGGTCAGATGCATACAACGCGGGTCTCAAGAGCGCGAAAAGCCTCAAGTGGGGCGAGGCTCGCGAAGCATTTGTTCGCGCAGCTTCCTTGAGGGCTGAGGACTACTCAGGCTCGACCAAGCTTCCCGGACCTGCCACCGAGCGACGGTTTTGGCGAAACGGCGCACCCTACTCACCTAATTTCGCTGCAGCATATTGCGGACTGAAGCTCACAAACGAGATCACCTCGGATGCAGACAAAACCGCATTGCTGAAGCAAGTCGCTGGTGAGTTCGAAGCGCTCGTTGCGAAGGGTCAAGACAGCCGAGAAACCTACTACTTCTTGAGCATGGCCTACTCGAATCTTCGAGATGTCGCCAAGCAGCAAGAACTCGAAACCAAGTACCAAGGCAAGAACGGCAAGTTCGATTGGAAGGTTGATGGCGAGTTCTTCACGCAAGAAGATAAGGCCGCTCTGGGTCAACTGACCGGAAACACCGACGTCATCAACTCCAACGGAGGCACAACAACGACCACCATCGGTGACGCTGGCCCTGCCCGAGTGATGGCCGACAAGTACGCATTGTTAATCGGAAACTCTGAATCTCGTGTCGAGGGAATGAAAGTTCCTTTCGCAGCATCAGACGTTCTGTTCCTCCGAGAAAAGTTGGTTCAATACGCTGGCTATGGCCAAGCGAACATCGACGTTATCTCGAACGCAGGCGCAGCACAGATGAAGGCGTCGGCTGAAGCATTTGCACAACGAGTCACCAATGGCGCCACGGTGTTCTTGTTCTTCTCCGGCGGAGGATCAAACCTCGACGGTAAGGACTTTTTGGCTGGAATCGACGCGAAGTCTTCGACAGATTCCGCTTCGATGTACTCTAAGGGCGACTTCTACAAGTTGTTCGTATCGAAGGGTTGCAAGATCTTTGCTTTCTTCCAAGTGAGCCGCCCAGTGGTTGCCGGTCGATACTTCGGCCTGGAAACTCCGATGGTGGGTTCCATCGCCCAAACTCAGGCCACCATTCCGAATGGATCGGTTTATAGCGTTGTGCGAAACGGTCAGGAAGTCGGATTGTTCAGCGACGCGATTGGTGGCGTGCTCGGTGAGTTCCGATCGAACCAAGTGCCAATCACCGAATTCGGCTGGAGAGTTTTCGACTGGATGCGCGGCGGACGCAATGGCGATTCCGGTACCGGAAGTCAGCAAGTTATGACTCTCCCGGTCATCGTGAACATGCTCTCTGACGAACGATTCTAA
- a CDS encoding purine-binding chemotaxis protein CheW: MAENTEFTTEQQMVVFTLGEENYGIDIFQINEIIRLPEVTSIPRTESHLRGLVNLRGKTIPVIDLNKRFGQYTKEDCDDTRIIVVDSADGVVGIVVDAVSEVITLDPEQVEPAPALVADQDCQFVRGVAKTEHGLITLIDLNLILAA, encoded by the coding sequence ATGGCTGAGAATACTGAGTTCACCACCGAACAACAAATGGTTGTCTTCACCTTGGGCGAAGAAAATTACGGCATCGACATCTTTCAAATCAACGAAATCATTCGCCTTCCTGAGGTCACTTCCATTCCGCGAACAGAGAGCCACCTGCGAGGTTTGGTGAATCTTCGAGGCAAGACAATTCCAGTGATCGACCTGAACAAACGGTTCGGTCAATACACGAAAGAAGACTGCGACGACACCCGAATCATCGTGGTCGATTCGGCAGATGGCGTGGTCGGCATTGTTGTGGACGCTGTTAGCGAGGTCATCACCCTCGATCCGGAACAGGTAGAGCCAGCACCGGCATTGGTCGCAGACCAAGACTGCCAGTTCGTTAGAGGAGTGGCGAAGACCGAACATGGATTGATCACGCTTATCGACTTGAACCTTATCCTCGCCGCTTAA
- a CDS encoding chemotaxis protein CheA, whose protein sequence is MSYELDMSQYIGLFLQEAREQLEVLEAETLKLETDPSVERLQVIFRAAHTLKGSARAMGFTHMAELTHEMENVLDNLRNGVIQMEARIADSLLSCQDFLAQMIDSIEAGTGDQVECDLLVRQLQGFVGGTSAPTQTDSSGGDQAVQDTASGFESKLTEEDIQLLTEASADSKLFHAKFRLVADCAMKWVRAFMAISAVQETGELLVAKPSLEALEEEQFELEFELVFQSTELQENLAKKLSEISEMEWSHVGPWTAATEQSSSAQAETKPQSEASNVVDATAAIVAKEETAAAPTAPAGPVKKLETGQTVRVDVTRLDNLMNLVGELVIDRTRIAQIGSDLGTKFGDHHIEALTETVSHIHRITSDLQDQIMKARMTPIETVFNRFPRVVRDLAQKLGKDVKLEITGGETELDRSVIEVIGDPLLHILRNSIDHGLEMPDERAKRGKPSSGSVWLSAKHQENHIVIEIVDDGNGIDVERVKSKAIQSGLLTKDAADRLTDKEALQLIFASGLSTAQEVSEVSGRGVGMDIVRSNIQKLGGIIDLESTLGQGTKFSLRLPLTLAIIRGLLVELNSNVYVVPLGSVIETLLVDEKQIERVNGRQVIVIRGLTTPFIDLNNVLESAKSPNESRLGGQRYVVVVGLAEQRVGLAVDKLIGEREVVIKSLSQFCGEIPGISGATILGDGNVALILDVNGLVDKNRNS, encoded by the coding sequence ATGAGCTACGAACTCGATATGTCGCAATACATCGGGTTGTTCTTGCAGGAAGCGCGAGAACAACTCGAGGTGCTTGAAGCCGAGACGCTGAAGCTGGAGACGGATCCTTCCGTTGAACGTCTTCAGGTGATCTTCCGCGCCGCCCACACGCTCAAGGGCTCCGCTCGCGCGATGGGATTCACCCACATGGCTGAACTCACCCACGAGATGGAGAATGTCCTGGACAACCTGCGTAACGGCGTCATCCAGATGGAAGCTCGGATCGCGGACTCTCTATTGAGCTGCCAAGATTTCTTGGCGCAGATGATCGACTCGATCGAGGCTGGGACCGGAGACCAGGTCGAATGCGATCTGCTGGTGCGACAACTGCAAGGCTTTGTGGGCGGAACTTCAGCCCCAACCCAGACCGACTCCTCTGGCGGAGATCAGGCTGTTCAAGATACGGCTTCTGGGTTTGAGTCAAAGCTCACTGAAGAAGATATTCAACTCCTGACCGAGGCATCGGCGGATTCGAAGCTGTTCCACGCCAAGTTCCGGTTGGTGGCCGACTGCGCGATGAAATGGGTTCGAGCGTTCATGGCGATCAGTGCTGTGCAAGAAACAGGTGAACTCCTCGTCGCCAAGCCGAGCTTAGAAGCACTTGAAGAAGAACAGTTTGAACTCGAATTTGAACTCGTATTCCAAAGTACAGAACTACAAGAAAATTTAGCGAAGAAACTCTCCGAAATCAGCGAGATGGAATGGAGCCACGTCGGCCCCTGGACCGCCGCTACCGAACAATCCTCTTCTGCCCAAGCAGAAACCAAACCCCAATCCGAAGCGAGCAACGTCGTTGATGCCACGGCTGCAATTGTCGCCAAGGAAGAAACTGCTGCCGCGCCGACTGCGCCGGCAGGGCCCGTAAAGAAGCTCGAAACCGGTCAAACGGTTCGCGTCGATGTGACCCGGCTCGACAACCTGATGAACTTGGTCGGGGAATTAGTCATTGATCGAACGCGAATTGCCCAAATCGGCTCAGACCTTGGTACCAAATTTGGTGATCACCATATCGAAGCGCTCACCGAGACGGTGAGCCACATCCATCGAATCACCAGCGACCTTCAAGATCAGATCATGAAGGCGCGAATGACTCCGATCGAAACCGTTTTCAACCGTTTCCCTAGGGTCGTCCGAGATCTTGCCCAAAAGCTTGGCAAAGACGTCAAGCTCGAGATCACGGGAGGAGAGACCGAACTCGATCGAAGCGTCATTGAAGTGATCGGCGATCCGCTACTGCACATTCTTCGAAATAGTATCGATCACGGCCTCGAAATGCCTGACGAGCGCGCAAAGCGCGGAAAGCCGTCTAGTGGATCGGTTTGGCTAAGCGCAAAGCACCAAGAAAACCATATCGTCATCGAAATCGTTGATGACGGTAACGGAATTGATGTTGAGCGGGTCAAATCGAAGGCTATTCAGTCGGGCTTGCTGACTAAGGACGCAGCTGACCGCCTCACGGATAAAGAAGCACTCCAACTCATTTTCGCAAGCGGACTAAGCACCGCACAAGAAGTAAGCGAGGTCAGTGGACGTGGCGTCGGAATGGACATCGTCCGGTCCAACATCCAAAAGCTTGGCGGAATCATTGATCTCGAATCCACTCTGGGGCAAGGCACCAAATTTAGTCTGCGACTCCCGCTGACCTTGGCGATCATCCGTGGGTTGTTGGTCGAGCTCAACTCGAACGTCTATGTTGTCCCACTTGGCTCGGTCATAGAGACTTTGTTGGTCGACGAAAAGCAGATCGAACGGGTCAATGGCAGGCAAGTGATTGTTATCCGTGGACTAACAACTCCGTTCATAGACCTGAATAATGTGCTGGAGTCCGCAAAATCTCCTAACGAATCAAGGCTTGGAGGCCAAAGATATGTAGTGGTCGTAGGTTTAGCCGAGCAACGAGTCGGTCTAGCTGTCGACAAACTGATTGGTGAGCGTGAAGTCGTCATCAAATCGCTAAGCCAGTTCTGCGGAGAAATCCCTGGAATCAGCGGAGCGACCATCTTGGGAGATGGCAATGTGGCGCTAATTTTGGATGTCAACGGGCTCGTTGACAAAAATCGGAATAGTTAA
- a CDS encoding HDOD domain-containing protein, with protein MAFQLNPQIIKDTLSKATQELPPLPNVLVKILQLTESSNSGTVGEIEQLIRSDQAISSKLLRVVNSAYFGLSGQVASVNQAVVMLGYQQVRNLVLSVTMISSFSAVGTQAKDAQMRCWEMAFATASAAQWIARKKRFDAKEVELAFVGGLLQNIGCLFMLSQLSRSYLSVLEEAENSQSRIFDVENLRLQTNHAEVGFDLMVKWKLPENLCLLVKRHEDSFDGDPIDSLYAVHVGERIAELLVHGKEVSFEALELSEQVVNWLGFTEEQLQELYENAKIKVDAAMELIGSLKD; from the coding sequence ATGGCATTTCAACTTAATCCTCAGATTATCAAGGACACGCTTTCGAAGGCAACTCAAGAGTTGCCTCCGTTGCCGAACGTTCTTGTGAAAATTTTGCAATTGACGGAGTCTTCGAATAGCGGTACGGTCGGTGAAATCGAGCAATTGATTCGGTCCGACCAGGCGATTTCTTCAAAGCTGTTGCGCGTGGTCAATTCGGCCTATTTTGGCTTGAGTGGGCAAGTGGCTTCGGTGAACCAAGCTGTAGTCATGCTGGGTTACCAACAAGTCCGTAACTTGGTGCTTTCCGTGACCATGATTTCGAGCTTTAGCGCAGTGGGAACGCAGGCCAAAGACGCCCAGATGCGATGCTGGGAAATGGCCTTTGCGACAGCTTCGGCCGCTCAGTGGATTGCCCGCAAGAAGCGATTTGACGCGAAAGAAGTTGAGCTTGCTTTCGTGGGAGGATTGCTCCAAAACATCGGCTGCTTGTTCATGCTGAGCCAACTTTCGCGAAGTTATTTGAGCGTGTTGGAAGAAGCAGAGAACTCGCAGAGCAGAATTTTTGATGTCGAGAATCTTCGACTACAGACAAACCACGCTGAAGTTGGATTTGATCTGATGGTCAAGTGGAAATTGCCGGAAAACCTTTGCCTCTTGGTCAAGCGGCACGAAGACAGCTTCGATGGCGATCCAATCGACTCTCTGTATGCCGTCCATGTCGGTGAGCGAATTGCCGAACTGTTGGTTCACGGCAAGGAAGTCAGCTTCGAGGCACTCGAGCTTTCCGAACAAGTCGTCAATTGGCTCGGCTTCACTGAAGAGCAATTGCAAGAATTGTACGAAAACGCAAAGATCAAGGTCGACGCCGCAATGGAATTGATCGGAAGCCTCAAAGATTAA
- the fliD gene encoding flagellar filament capping protein FliD: MAVGSSTGITFSGLASGIDTDSIVSRLIELESQPIQRIKQQQAILQNRKSAYDQLRNQIVSFNSTIAAFNSPLSFSGMKTTSSDTSLATVTATSGGDEGVHDLIVKKLATAHKLASKAQTNPTSTLGLAGSFKVNDASISVSASDTLTSIAQKINDANVDVTASIINGGTGKAYLSLTSKKTGLENAIELQDVVGTTARARHNGVLAKLGLIDVAAETEVENGVHSRTFANPTDPLAMLDGGLSEIKLGVNGTEFAFDASTKSLNDIVNDINAQNIPGVLADVEGNATDGYRLRIAGIPDPTITLGDEFGFTATTRSTNYSAINDTVLVSAADAEFSVDGINFTSAENTNTSIIGGATINFVKADPTKSVAISVSKDTDASVGLVKSFVTAYNRLNSFIRDNAKFDSDTFESGIFFSDNVANTVLNQLSNMLFTPVSGLSSSMNNLTQLGITFDSNAALKLDESVLKSKLESDTTGTANILRTFGTSANNELKFVSSGSKTKSSSGDGYDVNITQVAKKTQFTSSVAQSGLSAAEETLTFTGTVFGSTPISINLSAGSSASDTVSRINADSRLNGNVEAELVDGKIVVRSKRYGAAADFLVTSNLSAASNNSGIGTFGQATKITGTDVQGTINGEAATGSGQFLLGKADNATTEGLQIQYTGTATGAIGKLKVTKGVGSMLLDIVDSLTNTTNGLFTTSNTGLDSQINEMTDQIKSMQTRISERTVELKTKFAAMESAMAASQQQLARLQQMLK, from the coding sequence ATGGCTGTAGGTAGTAGTACAGGAATTACGTTTAGCGGATTGGCGAGTGGGATCGATACTGATTCCATCGTTTCGCGGTTGATCGAACTCGAATCACAACCGATTCAGCGGATCAAGCAGCAGCAAGCGATCCTCCAGAACCGCAAATCGGCCTACGATCAGCTTCGAAATCAGATCGTCAGCTTCAATTCCACCATTGCCGCATTCAACAGTCCGCTCTCGTTTTCAGGAATGAAGACGACCAGCTCGGACACCTCTTTGGCGACAGTCACAGCGACATCTGGTGGCGACGAAGGCGTCCACGATCTCATCGTCAAGAAGCTCGCCACAGCCCATAAATTGGCTTCGAAGGCTCAAACGAATCCTACTTCAACACTGGGCTTGGCCGGGTCATTTAAGGTCAACGATGCTTCGATTTCAGTTTCAGCATCTGACACTCTCACTTCGATTGCGCAAAAAATCAATGACGCTAACGTTGATGTCACCGCTTCGATCATCAACGGCGGAACTGGCAAGGCTTATCTAAGCTTGACGAGCAAAAAGACCGGCCTTGAGAACGCGATCGAATTGCAAGATGTTGTTGGAACTACAGCTCGCGCACGCCATAACGGCGTGCTAGCAAAGCTTGGATTGATCGACGTTGCCGCGGAGACCGAAGTCGAGAACGGCGTTCACTCTAGAACATTTGCAAATCCCACCGACCCACTGGCGATGCTTGATGGCGGATTGAGCGAGATCAAGCTCGGTGTGAACGGTACTGAGTTTGCTTTTGACGCTTCTACGAAGTCCCTTAACGATATCGTGAACGACATCAACGCACAGAACATTCCCGGTGTTCTGGCGGACGTCGAAGGAAACGCAACCGATGGGTACCGACTGCGCATCGCAGGTATTCCTGATCCGACAATCACTCTCGGCGACGAGTTTGGATTTACGGCAACCACCCGATCGACAAATTACTCGGCGATCAACGACACAGTTTTGGTCAGCGCCGCAGATGCCGAATTCTCGGTAGACGGCATTAATTTCACCTCAGCAGAGAATACAAACACGTCGATCATTGGCGGCGCCACCATCAATTTTGTGAAGGCGGATCCAACCAAGTCGGTGGCGATTTCTGTGAGTAAGGACACGGACGCCTCCGTTGGATTGGTCAAGAGCTTTGTGACTGCGTACAATCGGTTGAATTCGTTCATCCGGGACAACGCTAAGTTCGACTCAGACACGTTTGAATCCGGAATTTTCTTCAGCGACAACGTGGCGAATACGGTGCTAAATCAGTTGTCGAACATGCTTTTCACGCCGGTATCTGGGTTGTCAAGCTCAATGAACAACCTGACCCAGCTTGGGATCACTTTTGACTCCAACGCAGCTTTGAAGCTGGATGAATCAGTCTTGAAATCGAAGCTCGAGTCAGACACTACGGGCACCGCAAATATTCTCCGCACATTTGGAACTTCTGCAAACAACGAACTCAAATTTGTGTCCAGTGGAAGCAAGACCAAGAGCTCATCTGGCGATGGCTACGATGTCAATATCACTCAGGTCGCCAAGAAGACTCAGTTCACTTCTTCGGTCGCGCAATCCGGACTTTCGGCTGCCGAAGAGACATTGACTTTCACAGGCACAGTTTTTGGCTCGACACCGATAAGCATCAACCTATCTGCTGGCAGTTCGGCGAGCGATACGGTATCGAGAATCAATGCGGACTCCCGTCTCAACGGCAACGTTGAGGCCGAGTTGGTGGATGGAAAGATCGTTGTTCGTAGCAAGCGATACGGTGCTGCAGCAGATTTTCTGGTCACGAGCAACCTCTCCGCAGCGAGCAACAACTCTGGAATTGGAACCTTTGGACAAGCAACTAAGATCACCGGAACAGACGTTCAAGGCACGATCAATGGTGAAGCCGCAACCGGCTCCGGGCAGTTCTTGCTCGGGAAAGCAGACAATGCGACAACCGAAGGGTTGCAAATTCAATACACGGGCACTGCAACCGGTGCGATCGGCAAATTGAAGGTCACAAAAGGCGTGGGATCGATGCTTCTCGACATCGTTGACTCGCTTACGAATACAACCAACGGACTTTTCACGACGAGCAACACTGGGCTGGATTCGCAGATCAACGAAATGACAGACCAGATCAAGTCGATGCAAACTCGAATCTCTGAGCGGACCGTCGAACTGAAGACGAAGTTCGCTGCGATGGAATCTGCGATGGCGGCGTCTCAGCAGCAGTTAGCGCGTCTGCAGCAGATGCTCAAGTAG
- the dapF gene encoding diaminopimelate epimerase: protein MIPFEKCEGIGNDFVLVRGNEVEHLDLSAFSKSVCNRHTGVGADGLLVVDDPRSPSLQMFNPDGSESGMCGNGLRCAAIWYHERGAGDEFNILMSGNQYPTRVHHHQANILFPMPVAETQDCSLTDQSFSLGSNEFYGSTAWVGNPHLVIFVDELHDQHLAFGPELEVHSMFPHRTNVHFARIDSPTEATMLTWERGAGATLACGSGACAVAFVGWQLGRLDPTVSIRLPGGTLHIRKISDQQLEMAGPARFVFTGEFSAT from the coding sequence TTGATTCCATTCGAGAAATGTGAAGGCATCGGCAACGACTTCGTCCTCGTTCGAGGAAATGAAGTTGAACACCTTGATCTTTCGGCATTTTCAAAGTCCGTCTGCAACCGCCACACTGGGGTTGGTGCAGACGGACTTTTGGTTGTAGACGATCCCCGATCTCCTTCTCTTCAGATGTTCAACCCGGATGGGTCCGAGAGCGGGATGTGCGGCAACGGATTGAGATGTGCTGCGATTTGGTACCACGAGCGCGGGGCCGGAGATGAATTCAACATCTTGATGAGTGGGAATCAATATCCCACCCGGGTGCACCACCATCAAGCGAACATCTTGTTCCCGATGCCTGTCGCTGAAACCCAAGACTGCTCGTTAACAGATCAATCGTTTAGCTTAGGATCAAATGAGTTTTACGGTTCCACGGCATGGGTTGGGAACCCGCATCTGGTCATTTTTGTGGATGAACTCCACGACCAACATTTGGCTTTTGGTCCTGAACTAGAGGTCCATTCGATGTTCCCGCATCGCACCAACGTCCATTTCGCGCGCATCGATTCCCCGACTGAAGCCACCATGCTCACTTGGGAACGTGGTGCCGGTGCGACGCTAGCCTGCGGATCAGGAGCTTGCGCAGTAGCGTTTGTGGGATGGCAACTCGGCCGGCTCGACCCAACCGTATCGATCCGATTACCAGGCGGAACACTTCATATCAGAAAGATTTCGGACCAGCAATTGGAAATGGCTGGTCCGGCTAGATTTGTATTTACGGGCGAGTTCAGCGCTACTTGA
- the hfq gene encoding RNA chaperone Hfq: MGKSINLQDMFLNQVRKENIGVTIYLMGGVQLRGQVRGFDAFTVMLDTPGKPTQLVYKHAITSIVPSRPIGGGQHHRDDHEEPAHDEN; the protein is encoded by the coding sequence ATGGGAAAGTCAATTAATCTCCAAGACATGTTTTTGAACCAGGTTCGAAAAGAGAACATTGGTGTTACAATTTATCTGATGGGTGGCGTTCAACTGCGCGGTCAAGTTCGCGGTTTTGATGCATTCACCGTTATGCTGGATACTCCCGGCAAACCTACGCAACTCGTGTACAAGCACGCGATCACGAGCATTGTTCCCTCTCGGCCAATTGGTGGCGGACAGCACCACCGAGACGATCACGAAGAGCCAGCACACGACGAAAATTGA
- the miaA gene encoding tRNA (adenosine(37)-N6)-dimethylallyltransferase MiaA: MSGPKLVAIMGPTASGKSAIAESLAAQLDAQLISADAFQVYRGLDIGTNKPDSRSRYALIDIKYPADSYGAGEFVLDAVRVLENCWETRQNVVLVGGTGFYIRALLEGFDALYPPPPDGLREELATLSLEEALSRLDQVAPGTNVDRLNPIRVKRALERAESKSKPLKFEIPPFQVTKFGLDVPTSALDHNIKTRLIEMLNNGWIEEVRALSTQGFDPSCPAFRAIGYSEIYEFLESGSDCFEALSDSIFTSTRRYAKRQRAWLRKEPKLLWLDISEIGLPISKSIETILNQISK; this comes from the coding sequence ATGTCCGGCCCCAAACTCGTTGCGATTATGGGGCCGACTGCGTCTGGCAAGAGCGCCATCGCAGAATCTCTTGCTGCCCAACTCGATGCTCAGCTGATCTCTGCGGATGCTTTTCAAGTCTATCGCGGACTGGATATCGGCACCAACAAGCCAGATTCACGAAGCAGATACGCCCTCATCGACATCAAGTATCCGGCTGATTCGTACGGCGCGGGTGAATTCGTGCTCGACGCTGTTCGAGTTCTAGAAAATTGTTGGGAAACGCGGCAGAACGTGGTGCTTGTTGGCGGCACCGGTTTTTACATTCGTGCGCTCCTAGAAGGCTTCGACGCGCTCTATCCACCACCGCCAGACGGATTGCGGGAAGAACTCGCAACCCTGTCATTAGAAGAAGCGCTTTCTCGCCTTGATCAGGTCGCACCGGGAACCAACGTCGACCGGTTGAATCCGATCCGAGTCAAACGAGCGCTTGAGCGTGCTGAGTCCAAATCCAAGCCGCTCAAATTCGAAATTCCACCGTTTCAAGTTACTAAATTTGGGCTTGATGTGCCCACTTCAGCGCTGGATCACAATATCAAAACTCGCCTCATTGAAATGCTCAATAACGGGTGGATTGAGGAGGTCCGTGCGCTCTCTACGCAAGGTTTCGATCCGAGTTGCCCTGCCTTTCGAGCGATTGGGTATTCTGAAATTTACGAGTTTCTGGAGAGTGGGTCAGACTGTTTTGAAGCGCTTTCAGACTCCATCTTTACGAGCACACGCCGGTACGCAAAACGTCAACGTGCGTGGCTGCGAAAAGAGCCAAAACTTCTATGGTTAGATATTTCTGAAATCGGATTGCCTATTTCGAAATCAATAGAAACTATCCTAAATCAAATAAGCAAGTAA
- a CDS encoding cytochrome c maturation protein CcmE, with protein sequence MKTKFISILALGAVLVAYAAAPLTVGQVIKEPKKYDGKDVVVKGTVSEFKAKTSKAGNKYTVFKLKGENKELSVYMRDHMAKPVKNDDLVVVTGQFAAEKKVGTQTFKNEIDISKKEGKKYGVKLLPKPKS encoded by the coding sequence ATGAAAACAAAATTCATTTCGATTCTCGCGCTGGGCGCAGTTTTGGTCGCTTATGCGGCGGCTCCGTTAACCGTCGGTCAAGTCATCAAGGAGCCTAAGAAATACGATGGCAAAGATGTTGTGGTCAAAGGAACGGTCTCTGAGTTCAAGGCCAAGACCAGCAAGGCCGGCAACAAGTACACCGTCTTTAAGCTGAAGGGCGAGAACAAGGAACTCAGCGTCTATATGCGCGACCACATGGCAAAGCCAGTCAAGAATGATGACCTCGTGGTGGTCACCGGTCAGTTTGCCGCCGAAAAGAAGGTTGGCACCCAGACCTTTAAGAACGAAATCGACATCTCCAAGAAAGAAGGCAAGAAGTACGGCGTCAAGCTGTTGCCAAAGCCAAAGTCGTAA
- a CDS encoding adenine phosphoribosyltransferase gives MSEYLAHSLIRDVPDFPKPGIMFKDITPVLQHPAAFAEAIDGLVALARQHQPDVIVGIESRGFIFGVPIAMSLGLPFVLTRKLGKLPYERVTEEYALEYGTNTIEMHTDSINPGQRAYIVDDLLATGGTAAASARLVERLNGNVCGIGFMVELEFLEGRKNLLGYTVDSLITY, from the coding sequence ATGAGCGAGTATCTTGCGCATTCTTTGATTCGGGATGTGCCCGATTTTCCGAAGCCAGGGATCATGTTTAAAGACATCACCCCTGTTCTTCAACACCCGGCAGCCTTTGCCGAAGCCATTGACGGCCTGGTGGCGTTGGCTCGTCAACATCAACCAGATGTCATCGTTGGGATCGAAAGCCGCGGATTCATTTTTGGGGTGCCAATCGCAATGAGTTTGGGACTTCCCTTTGTACTGACTCGCAAACTGGGCAAACTTCCCTACGAGCGAGTCACCGAGGAATATGCGCTCGAGTACGGCACGAACACTATCGAAATGCACACCGACTCGATCAACCCGGGGCAACGAGCCTACATCGTTGACGACTTGTTGGCGACCGGCGGCACTGCTGCTGCGAGCGCACGGCTCGTCGAGCGCTTGAATGGCAACGTCTGTGGCATCGGGTTCATGGTTGAACTTGAATTTCTGGAAGGACGCAAGAACCTTTTGGGCTACACCGTCGACTCACTCATTACTTACTGA
- a CDS encoding (2Fe-2S)-binding protein, which produces MPKHSIEVVGFGTFEVEAGKKLVKAIEENGVDISHRCGGNARCTTCNVKFHSDEPEMGQVEHDSLEEDGVLGQFRLSCQIRVDRDMKVEPLTLCSAKGWTPGEDVED; this is translated from the coding sequence ATGCCAAAGCACTCAATTGAGGTTGTTGGATTCGGCACATTTGAAGTCGAAGCCGGAAAGAAATTGGTGAAAGCCATCGAAGAAAATGGCGTTGACATCAGCCACCGATGCGGGGGAAATGCGCGATGCACAACTTGCAACGTGAAATTCCACTCAGACGAGCCAGAGATGGGGCAGGTGGAACACGATTCGCTCGAAGAAGACGGCGTCCTCGGTCAATTTAGGCTGAGCTGCCAGATTCGAGTGGATCGGGATATGAAGGTCGAACCGCTGACCTTATGCTCAGCAAAGGGCTGGACTCCAGGCGAGGATGTCGAAGACTGA